In Dryocola sp. LX212, the genomic stretch CACTAATATTACTGATGTGACTCCGATCCCTCACAACGGTTGTCGTCCGCCGAAAAAACGTCGCGTATAACGCCCCGTTTTTTTAGGTTTGTTGGAGAAAGAAAATGGCAAGATATTTGGGTCCTAAGCTCAAGCTGAGCCGTCGTGAGGGCACCGACTTATTCCTTAAGTCTGGCGTTCGCGCGATCGATACCAAGTGTAAAATTGAACAAGCTCCTGGCCAGCACGGTGCGCGTAAACCGCGTCTGTCTGACTATGGTGTGCAGTTGCGTGAAAAGCAAAAAGTTCGCCGTATCTACGGTGTGCTGGAGCGTCAGTTCCGTAACTATTATAAAGAAGCAGCTCGTCTGAAAGGCAACACCGGTGAAAACCTGTTGGCTCTGCTGGAAGGTCGTCTGGACAACGTTGTTTACCGTATGGGCTTTGGTGCCACTCGTGCAGAAGCACGTCAGCTGGTTAGCCACAAGTCAGTAATGGTAAACGGTCGCGTTGTTAACATCGCTTCTTATCAGGTAACTCCGAATGACGTAGTCAGCATCCGTGAGAAAGCCAAAAAGCAATCTCGCGTGAAGGCCGCTCTGGAGCTGGCTGAGCAGCGTGAAAAGCCAACCTGGCTGGAAGTTGATGCTGCCAAGATGGAAGGTGTGTTCAAGCGTAAGCCTGAGCGTACTGATCTGTCCGCGGACATTAACGAACACCTGATCGTCGAGCTTTACTCCAAGTAAAGCTTAGTACCAAAGAGAGGACACAATGCAGGGTTCTGTGACAGAGTTTCTAAAACCGCGCCTGGTAGATATCGAGCAAGTGAGTTCGACGCACGCCAAGGTGACCCTTGAGCCTTTAGAGCGTGGCTTTGGCCACACTCTTGGTAACGCGCTGCGCCGTATTCTGCTTTCTTCGATGCCGGGTTGCGCGGTGACCGAGGTTGAGATTGATGGTGTACTACATGAGTACAGCACCAAAGAAGGCGTTCAGGAAGATATCCTGGAGATCCTGCTCAACCTGAAAGGGCTGGCGGTGAGAGTTCAAGGAAAAGATGAAGTTATTCTTACCCTGAACAAATCTGGCATTGGCCCTGTGACTGCAGCCGATATCACCCATGATGGTGATGTCGAAATCGTCAAGCCTCAGCACGTGATCTGCCACCTGACCGATGAGAATGCATCTATTAGCATGCGTATCAAAGTTCAGCGTGGTCGTGGTTATGTGCCGGCCTCTGCCCGAATTCATTCGGAAGAAGATGAGCGCCCAATCGGCCGTCTGTTAGTCGACGCATGTTACAGCCCTGTAGAGCGTATTGCCTACAATGTTGAAGCAGCTCGTGTTGAACAGCGTACCGACCTGGACAAGCTGGTCATCGAAATGGAAACCAACGGCACAATCGATCCTGAAGAGGCGATTCGTCGTGCGGCAACCATCCTGGCAGAACAACTTGAAGCTTTCGTTGACTTACGTGATGTTCGTCAGCCGGAAGTTAAAGAAGAGAAACCAGAATTCGATCCGATCCTGCTGCGCCCTGTTGACGATCTGGAATTGACTGTCCGCTCTGCTAACTGCCTTAAGGCAGAAGCTATCCACTATATCGGTGATCTGGTACAGCGTACCGAGGTTGAGCTTCTTAAGACGCCTAACCTTGGTAAAAAATCTCTTACAGAGATTAAAGACGTGCTGGCTTCCCGTGGACTGTCTCTGGGCATGCGCCTGGAAAACTGGCCACCGGCAAGCATCGCTGACGAGTAACCGGATCACAGGTTAAGGTTTTACTGAGAAGGATAAGGTCATGCGCCATCGTAAGAGTGGTCGTCAACTGAACCGCAACAGCAGCCATCGCCAGGCTATGTTCCGCAATATGGCAGGTTCACTGGTTCGTCATGAGATCATCAAGACGACCCTGCCTAAAGCGAAAGAGCTGCGTCGCGTAGTTGAGCCGCTGATTACTCTTGCCAAGACTGATAGCGTTGCTAATCGTCGTCTGGCATTCGCCCGCACTCGTGATAACGAGATCGTGGCAAAACTGTTTAATGAACTGGGTCCGCGTTTTGCAGCGCGTACCGGTGGTTACACTCGTATTCTTAAGTGTGGCTTCCGTGCTGGTGATAATGCTCCGATGGCTTACATCGAGCTGGTTGACCGCGCCGAGACTCAAACAGAAGCTGCTGCAGAGTAATCTGTAGTAGCATGAAAAAACCGGGCTTGCCCGGTTTTTTTATATCTGCAATTTCCCATTCCTGTTTGTTCCATCGTATTCTTTATGCAAATCCTTCCCTGTTATTTAACGATATGTGGTTACTCGATCAGTGGGCTGAGCGTCATATTGCCGAGGCTCAACGTAAAGGTGAGTTTGAAAATTTGCCAGGAGCGGGCCACCCGCTGGTATTGGATGATGATTCCAGTGTCCCGGCGGAGTTACGCACGGCCTTCCGGCTGCTGAAGAATGCAGGTTGTCTTCCAACTGAGCTCCAGCAGCGTAAGGAAACACTGGAGCTTAATGACTTGCTTAACTCCATCAATCAGGAGCATCCTGACTATCAGGCCATCAGTAAAAAACTGATGCTGCTCGAACTTAAGCTAAGAGAGGCTGGCCTGAATACCGATTTCCTGCACGGTGAATATGCCGTTAAATTGCACCATAAAGTCGAGGAGTAAGGATGTACCGTATTGGAGAGCTGGCCAGACTGGCTGATGTGACACCCGACACCATTCGCTATTATGAAAAACAGCAGATGATGGAACATGAGATTCGAACGGAGGGGGGCTTCCGGCTATACAGCGAGACCGATCTGCAGCGACTTAAGTTTATTCGCTATGCCAAGCAGTTGGGGTTTACCCTTGAAACTATACGTGAACTGCTTTCGATCCGTGTCGATCCTGAGCATCATACCTGCCTGGAATCAAAAGGCATTGTACAGAGCCGTTTAAAAGAAGTTGATTCAAAGATTAACGAGCTTGCACATATGCGTAAATCATTACAGCGACTCAACGATGCCTGCTGTGGGACTGCGCACAGCAGCGTTTACTGCTCGATCCTTGAAGCCCTTGAGCAGGGAGCCAGTACCTCAAAATTGGACTGACCCCGCCCCGGTAGACGATCCTGCCCTATAGTTTGAGCATAGGGGGAGCGTATGGGCACACCACGATTTACACCTGAATTTAAGGAAGAAGCCGTCCGTCAAATAACGCTTGTAGCTTACCTGACACAGGCATAAAATCGCGCCGTTAAATTTAACCATACTGGAGTTTATATGAGCAAGTACCAGCATAATAAAGGGGTTATAAAGGACAACGCTATCGAGGCGTTATTACATGACCCACTGTTTCGTCAGAGAGTTGAACAAAACAAGAAAGGGAAGGGAAGCTATCAGCGTAGCGCGAAACACGGCAAGAGGGGTAACTGGGAGGCCAGTGGCAAACAAGCAGAGTGCTTTTTTACCACTGGCCTTCTTCTTTCAGATAAGGCTATTAGATTCGTTCGTTCTGCTGCTTAAGCAGGTCGCGAATTTCGCTGAGCAGCACTTCCTCTTTGCTTGGCGCAGGCGGTGCCGCAGGCTCTTCAACTTTCTTACGGTTGAGTTTATTGATAACTTTAATTGCCATAAAGATGGCGAAAGCCACGATCACAAAATCAAAGATATTCTGGATAAACACGCCATAATGCATCACAACAGCCGGGATATCCCCTGCTGCAGGCCTTAACGTTAAAGCGAACTGCTTGAAATCCACCCCGCCAATCAGCAACCCAAGCGGCGGCATAATGATATCTGCGACCAGTGAAGAAACGATTTTCCCGAATGCTGCACCAATAATCACACCCACTGCCAAATCTACAACGTTTCCGCGCATCGCAAATTCGCGGAATTCTTTTAACATGCTCATTTTTCTCTCCTTGTTCCGGCTGACGTCAATAAGTCTAACAAATGATGACCCGATTGCCATAACGCAAGGAAATAAGAGTCCTTCGCTAATCCCTTAATTTAAGAATGGTTTATCGAATTCAGGTTGCAAGCGGGCTGCCTTCAGGGCTGCCCGCATGGCTTAAAGGAAGAATGGACTTGGCTGGAACAGGCGCTCAACGTCGCTGACAAATTTCTTATCAGTGAGGAACATAATCACATGGTCGCCTTGCTCAATGCGGAGATTGTCATTAGCTATCATGACGTCGTTACCACGCACGACCGCACCGATTATAGTGCCCGGCGGCAGCTTAATATCATCGATAACGCGACCAACAACACGTGAGGTACTTTCATCACCGTGCGCAACAGCTTCGATTGCTTCCGCTACGCCGCGGCGAAGTGAAGATACGCCGACAATATCCGCTTTACGCACATGTCCAAGAAGCGCCGAAATGGTCGCCTGCTGGGGAGATATCGCAATATCTATGACGCTGCCTTGAACAAGATCGACGTATGCGCGACGCTGGATCAGCACCATGACTTTCTTCGCGCCCATCTTCTTGGCTAGCATGGCGGACATTATATTCGCTTCGTCATCGTTGGTGACGGCAATAAACAAATCTACCTGTTCGATGTGCTCTTCTGCCAGCAGCTCCTGGTCAGATGCATCGCCATAGAAGACGATGGTGTTTTGCAGCATCTCCGCCAGTTCCGCAGCGCGTTGCGGATCGCGTTCGATAAGCTTAACGCTATAATCTTTTTCAAGGCGCTGCGCCAGGCCAGCACCGATGTTACCGCCACCAACCACCATAATGCGCTTGTAAGGTTTTTCGAGGCGCTGAAGCTCGCTCATCACCGCGCGAATATTCTGCGAGGCCGCAATAAAGAACACTTCATCCCCGGCCTCAACAATAGTAGAACCTTGTGGGCGAATAGGATGGTCATGGCGAAATATCGCCGCAACACGCGTTTCAATATGCGGCATATGTTCGCGCATCGTTGAAAGCGCGTTGCCTATCAGCGGGCCACCATAGTAAGCCTTTACTACCGCGAGGCTTACCTTACCCTCAGCAAAATTCACAACCTGCAGCGCGCCTGGGTACTCGATAAGGCGATAGATACTGTCGATAACCAGCTGCTCAGGTGCGATGAGGTGGTCAATAGGCACAGCTTCTGCGTTGAACAGACGGTCTGCATCGCGCACGTAATCTGGCGCCCGGATACGTGCAATCCGGTTCGGCGTGTTAAACAACGAATACGCGACCTGACAGGCAATCATATTCGTTTCGTCAGAGCTGGTAACGGCCACAAGCATATCGGCGTCATCCGCCCCTGCCTCTCGCAAAACGCGTGGGTGTGAGCCATGGCCCTGGACGACGCGCAGGTCAAACTTATCCTGTAAGCTGCGTAGGCGATCCTGATTGGTGTCGACAACGGTAATGTCGTTATTCTCACCGACCAGGTTTTCTGCAAGGGTGCCACCGACCTGGCCCGCACCCAGAATAATTATTTTCATATTTATAGCTTCATTAAGGATGAAACTGACGACTCAGTAATGTGCGAGTCAGTTTTTAATAAGCTTAGCGTAAAAGAAGCCGTCGCCTTCGTACTCTGCCGGCAGATTCTGGATGCCCGGCAATTCTGGCGTTCCCGTTTCCACCAGCTTCGCTTCAGGATGGCGACTCAGGAAATCGGCGACCTGAAGGCTGTTTTCTTCCGGCAGGATTGAGCAAGTTGCATAAAGCAGCGTGCCTCCAGATTTCAGGTGTGGCCAGATAGCTTCGAGGATCTCTTTTTGCAGCTCCGCAAGTTCCGCAATATCCCGATCGCGGCGCAGCCACTTAATGTCCGGGTGACGGCGAATGACGCCCGTCGCCGAGCAGGGGGCATCCAGTAAAATTCTGTCGAACTGCTGTTTGCCGCACCACTGCGCGGGGAAACGACCGTCGCCCTGTTTTACCTCGGCATTCATGCCCAGACGCTGTAAGTTTTCATAAACGCGTTTAAGCCGCGCTGGATCGACATCTACAGCCATAACTTTAGCCGCCGGGGCCGCTTCCAGAATATGCGTAGTTTTGCCTCCTGGCGCGGCGCACAGGTCCAGGATCGTTTCGCCATCCTGCGGATCGAGCAGATCAACGCAACCCTGGGCTGAAGCATCCTGAACGGTCACCCAGCCCTGGTCAAAGCCCGGCAGCACATGAACTGGCACAGGCGTGTCCAGGCGGACGGCATCGCGATAATGCAGATGCGGCTGTCCTTCCAGGCCAGCTTCTGACAGAAGTTTAAGCCACTCATCCCGAGTGTGATGCTGACGGTTCACGCGCAGCCACATTGGCGGGCGCTGATTATTGGCAGCAATGATTTCCTGCCATTGGCCTGGATAAGCTTTTCTGATGCGCTGTAGCAACCAGCCGGGATGGAGGAAACGGCTCTCATGCTTTGCCGCTTCCGCCATCAGCTCGTCCTGCTGACGCTGGAACTGGCGTAAGACGCCGTTAATCAAACCTTTTAAAGACTGACGTTTTATTGCAACGGCGCCTTCTACGGTTTCCGCAAGCGCTGCATGGGCGGGGATACGGGTATAAAGCAGCTGATAAAAACCTACCATGATCAGGTAGTGGATGGTGCGCTGTTTGCCGGTCATTGGACGGGACATTAGCTTGCTCACCAGCCACTCCAGCTGAGGTAGCGTGCGTAGCACGCCGAAGCACAGTTCCTGAAGTAGCGCTTTGTCTTTATCAGATACTTTTTGCTGCATCGGTGGCAGCACGTTGCTCAGCGATTGTCCTTTTTCGACAACCTGCTCAATAGTCTGGGCTGCCAGACTACGAAGATTTAATGATTTTTTCATAGCTACGCTCTGTTTACGGCGCTTAAAAACAAAAATGCCCAGGCTTACCCGGGCGTAGTAACGTTTTTCATTCAGGCGAGTAAGGTACCTGGTTCGAACCATTCACGACGTGAGTTCAGCAAATCCTGCGCTTTCATTGCTTTTTTACCAGCAGGCTGCAGCTCTTCAAGATTCAAAATGCCCTCGGTCGTCGCTACCTGAATCCCCTGTTTAGTGGCTTCCAGAATAGTGCCGGGTTTGGCATTCGTTTGCCGATCTATGGCCGTGGCACGCCACACTTTAACTGGCTGCTCGTCGATTTCCAGCCAGCTCATCGGCCATGGATTGAAGGCGCGAATACAACGCTCGAGCTGAACTGCCGAAAGGGACCAGTCGATACGGGCCTCTTCTTTGCTCAGCTTCTCGGCGTAGGTGACAAGTGACTCATCCTGAACTTCAGGCTTAGCCTTGCCCGCAGCCAGCTGGCCTAACGTTTCCAGTAACCCCTGTGGGCCAAGATCGGCAAGTTTGTCGTAAAGTGATGCGCTGGTATCTTGCGGGGTGATGTCACAGGCAAGCTTAAACAGCATGTCGCCGGTATCCAGGCCCACATCCATTTGCATGATAGTGACGCCCGTTTGAGCATCGCCAGCCCATAAAGAGCGTTGGATTGGTGCCGCTCCGCGCCAGCGCGGCAGCAGGGATCCATGCACGTTAATACAGCCCAAACGCGGCATATCAAGCACCGCTTTTGGCAGGATTAAACCATAGGCAACGACGACCATGACATCCGCGTTCAGGTCAGCAATAAGCTGCTGATTTTCAGCCGGGCGCAATGAAGCGGGCTGGAACACAGGGATCTCTTTTTCGCAGGCCAGCACCTTAACCGGGCTGGGCATAAGCTTCTTACCACGGCCTGCCGGGCGATCGGGCTGGGTGAAAACGCCGACAACCTGATGCCCAGACGACAGCAGCGCGTCTAAGTGACGCGCTGCAAAATCGGGGGTGCCGGCGAAAATAATACGCAATGAATCAGACACATTATTCCCTTTCGTAGTGGATTAAGCGCTCTTGTTCAGACGAGCCATTTTTTCCAGTTTCTGACGAATGCGCTGACGCTTCATCGGCGAGAGGTAATCAACAAACAGTTTGCCGATCAGGTGGTCC encodes the following:
- the zntR gene encoding Zn(2+)-responsive transcriptional regulator, encoding MYRIGELARLADVTPDTIRYYEKQQMMEHEIRTEGGFRLYSETDLQRLKFIRYAKQLGFTLETIRELLSIRVDPEHHTCLESKGIVQSRLKEVDSKINELAHMRKSLQRLNDACCGTAHSSVYCSILEALEQGASTSKLD
- the rplQ gene encoding 50S ribosomal protein L17, which encodes MRHRKSGRQLNRNSSHRQAMFRNMAGSLVRHEIIKTTLPKAKELRRVVEPLITLAKTDSVANRRLAFARTRDNEIVAKLFNELGPRFAARTGGYTRILKCGFRAGDNAPMAYIELVDRAETQTEAAAE
- the mscL gene encoding large-conductance mechanosensitive channel protein MscL, with protein sequence MSMLKEFREFAMRGNVVDLAVGVIIGAAFGKIVSSLVADIIMPPLGLLIGGVDFKQFALTLRPAAGDIPAVVMHYGVFIQNIFDFVIVAFAIFMAIKVINKLNRKKVEEPAAPPAPSKEEVLLSEIRDLLKQQNERI
- a CDS encoding DUF1992 domain-containing protein — encoded protein: MWLLDQWAERHIAEAQRKGEFENLPGAGHPLVLDDDSSVPAELRTAFRLLKNAGCLPTELQQRKETLELNDLLNSINQEHPDYQAISKKLMLLELKLREAGLNTDFLHGEYAVKLHHKVEE
- a CDS encoding alternative ribosome-rescue factor A; the protein is MSKYQHNKGVIKDNAIEALLHDPLFRQRVEQNKKGKGSYQRSAKHGKRGNWEASGKQAECFFTTGLLLSDKAIRFVRSAA
- the fmt gene encoding methionyl-tRNA formyltransferase, whose amino-acid sequence is MSDSLRIIFAGTPDFAARHLDALLSSGHQVVGVFTQPDRPAGRGKKLMPSPVKVLACEKEIPVFQPASLRPAENQQLIADLNADVMVVVAYGLILPKAVLDMPRLGCINVHGSLLPRWRGAAPIQRSLWAGDAQTGVTIMQMDVGLDTGDMLFKLACDITPQDTSASLYDKLADLGPQGLLETLGQLAAGKAKPEVQDESLVTYAEKLSKEEARIDWSLSAVQLERCIRAFNPWPMSWLEIDEQPVKVWRATAIDRQTNAKPGTILEATKQGIQVATTEGILNLEELQPAGKKAMKAQDLLNSRREWFEPGTLLA
- the rpsD gene encoding 30S ribosomal protein S4, which produces MARYLGPKLKLSRREGTDLFLKSGVRAIDTKCKIEQAPGQHGARKPRLSDYGVQLREKQKVRRIYGVLERQFRNYYKEAARLKGNTGENLLALLEGRLDNVVYRMGFGATRAEARQLVSHKSVMVNGRVVNIASYQVTPNDVVSIREKAKKQSRVKAALELAEQREKPTWLEVDAAKMEGVFKRKPERTDLSADINEHLIVELYSK
- the rsmB gene encoding 16S rRNA (cytosine(967)-C(5))-methyltransferase RsmB, which encodes MKKSLNLRSLAAQTIEQVVEKGQSLSNVLPPMQQKVSDKDKALLQELCFGVLRTLPQLEWLVSKLMSRPMTGKQRTIHYLIMVGFYQLLYTRIPAHAALAETVEGAVAIKRQSLKGLINGVLRQFQRQQDELMAEAAKHESRFLHPGWLLQRIRKAYPGQWQEIIAANNQRPPMWLRVNRQHHTRDEWLKLLSEAGLEGQPHLHYRDAVRLDTPVPVHVLPGFDQGWVTVQDASAQGCVDLLDPQDGETILDLCAAPGGKTTHILEAAPAAKVMAVDVDPARLKRVYENLQRLGMNAEVKQGDGRFPAQWCGKQQFDRILLDAPCSATGVIRRHPDIKWLRRDRDIAELAELQKEILEAIWPHLKSGGTLLYATCSILPEENSLQVADFLSRHPEAKLVETGTPELPGIQNLPAEYEGDGFFYAKLIKN
- the rpoA gene encoding DNA-directed RNA polymerase subunit alpha, producing the protein MQGSVTEFLKPRLVDIEQVSSTHAKVTLEPLERGFGHTLGNALRRILLSSMPGCAVTEVEIDGVLHEYSTKEGVQEDILEILLNLKGLAVRVQGKDEVILTLNKSGIGPVTAADITHDGDVEIVKPQHVICHLTDENASISMRIKVQRGRGYVPASARIHSEEDERPIGRLLVDACYSPVERIAYNVEAARVEQRTDLDKLVIEMETNGTIDPEEAIRRAATILAEQLEAFVDLRDVRQPEVKEEKPEFDPILLRPVDDLELTVRSANCLKAEAIHYIGDLVQRTEVELLKTPNLGKKSLTEIKDVLASRGLSLGMRLENWPPASIADE
- the trkA gene encoding Trk system potassium transporter TrkA; the protein is MKIIILGAGQVGGTLAENLVGENNDITVVDTNQDRLRSLQDKFDLRVVQGHGSHPRVLREAGADDADMLVAVTSSDETNMIACQVAYSLFNTPNRIARIRAPDYVRDADRLFNAEAVPIDHLIAPEQLVIDSIYRLIEYPGALQVVNFAEGKVSLAVVKAYYGGPLIGNALSTMREHMPHIETRVAAIFRHDHPIRPQGSTIVEAGDEVFFIAASQNIRAVMSELQRLEKPYKRIMVVGGGNIGAGLAQRLEKDYSVKLIERDPQRAAELAEMLQNTIVFYGDASDQELLAEEHIEQVDLFIAVTNDDEANIMSAMLAKKMGAKKVMVLIQRRAYVDLVQGSVIDIAISPQQATISALLGHVRKADIVGVSSLRRGVAEAIEAVAHGDESTSRVVGRVIDDIKLPPGTIIGAVVRGNDVMIANDNLRIEQGDHVIMFLTDKKFVSDVERLFQPSPFFL